From Haloglomus litoreum, the proteins below share one genomic window:
- a CDS encoding amino acid ABC transporter ATP-binding protein — protein MSDGPLLEFEDVHQSYGEEEVLKGISFEMDRGDVEVVIGPSGSGKSTMLRCVNRLTEIDSGTIYLDGDPVTTPETDVNALRRRVGMVFQDFNLFAHRTALGNITLGLREVLDMPKEAARAEAMSQLERVGLANQADSYPAELSGGQKQRVGIARALAMDPELMLFDEPTSALDPELIGEVLRVMRDLAADGMTMLCVTHEMGFAREAASTISFLDKGKVVERGPSEQLFENPEHQRTGEFLERLTSLHGGGHG, from the coding sequence ATGAGCGACGGCCCCCTCCTTGAGTTCGAGGACGTCCACCAGTCCTACGGCGAGGAGGAGGTGCTGAAGGGCATCTCCTTCGAGATGGACCGTGGCGACGTGGAGGTCGTCATCGGACCCTCCGGCTCGGGGAAGTCGACGATGCTGCGCTGTGTGAACCGGCTCACCGAGATCGACTCGGGCACCATCTACCTCGACGGCGACCCCGTCACGACGCCCGAGACTGACGTGAACGCGCTCCGGCGCCGGGTCGGGATGGTGTTCCAGGACTTCAACCTGTTCGCGCATCGGACCGCGCTGGGCAACATCACCCTCGGGCTGCGCGAGGTCCTCGACATGCCGAAGGAGGCGGCCCGCGCCGAGGCGATGTCGCAACTGGAGCGGGTCGGCCTGGCGAACCAGGCCGACTCCTACCCCGCCGAACTGTCGGGCGGCCAGAAGCAGCGCGTCGGCATCGCCCGCGCGCTGGCGATGGACCCCGAACTGATGCTGTTCGACGAGCCGACGAGCGCGCTCGACCCCGAACTCATCGGCGAGGTGCTGCGCGTGATGCGCGACCTCGCCGCGGACGGGATGACGATGCTCTGTGTCACCCACGAGATGGGGTTCGCCCGCGAGGCGGCCTCCACGATATCGTTCCTCGACAAGGGGAAGGTGGTCGAGCGCGGCCCGTCCGAGCAGCTGTTCGAGAACCCCGAACACCAGCGGACGGGCGAGTTCCTGGAGCGCCTGACCAGCCTCCACGGGGGCGGGCACGGATGA
- a CDS encoding GNAT family N-acetyltransferase, translated as MTSPTVGPDPDPAVRPYDPARDADALWAGKRAFELGLGEAGDTEKEAAYAGKLTDDYREDWLAWVRRCVETDPGCVLVAVPERSAERGPPLAGYAFLLPERLAFVWDAAVLNELWVAPRNRGTGLADDLFEGVLAHARGQELPLDRLLLDVDAENERARAFYERHGFTGWGELVARDL; from the coding sequence GTGACCAGTCCCACCGTCGGCCCGGACCCGGACCCGGCCGTCCGCCCCTACGACCCGGCACGCGACGCCGACGCGCTGTGGGCCGGCAAGCGCGCGTTCGAACTCGGCCTCGGCGAGGCGGGCGATACCGAGAAGGAAGCCGCGTACGCCGGGAAGCTCACCGACGACTACCGCGAGGACTGGCTCGCCTGGGTCCGTCGCTGCGTCGAGACCGACCCCGGCTGCGTACTGGTCGCGGTACCAGAGCGGTCGGCGGAGCGGGGACCGCCGCTCGCCGGCTACGCGTTCCTGCTGCCCGAGCGACTCGCGTTCGTCTGGGACGCCGCCGTCCTGAACGAGCTGTGGGTCGCCCCGCGCAACCGGGGGACGGGCCTGGCCGACGACCTGTTCGAGGGAGTCCTGGCCCACGCCCGCGGACAGGAGCTCCCGCTGGACCGGCTCCTGCTGGACGTGGACGCGGAGAACGAGCGGGCCCGCGCCTTCTACGAGCGACACGGCTTCACCGGCTGGGGAGAACTGGTCGCCCGTGACCTCTGA
- the serB gene encoding phosphoserine phosphatase SerB gives MLIAFDFDGTLSDSEMTVLLGGEQGVAEEMADITERAMNDEISYAESLRSRAELLRGLREKKAERAFGRVELRPGAAELIDALRDAGHTVAILTGGFERGVARALDDAGTDVDTVVANRLPMRNGKLTGDVEGPLIEGTKDEALEDLADEVGVDMADTVAVGDGANDLPMLEVAGLAVGYEPKPAVEPHCDVVVASMAELQELLGERGVL, from the coding sequence ATGCTCATCGCGTTCGACTTCGACGGGACGCTCAGCGACTCGGAGATGACCGTGCTCCTGGGGGGCGAGCAGGGTGTCGCCGAGGAGATGGCCGACATCACCGAGCGGGCGATGAACGACGAGATCTCCTACGCCGAGAGCCTCCGTTCGCGGGCCGAACTGCTGCGGGGCCTGCGGGAGAAGAAGGCCGAGCGCGCGTTCGGTCGGGTGGAGCTACGCCCGGGTGCCGCCGAACTCATCGATGCGCTCCGTGACGCCGGCCACACGGTCGCCATCCTCACGGGTGGGTTCGAGCGCGGGGTCGCTCGCGCGCTCGACGACGCCGGCACGGACGTGGACACCGTGGTCGCGAACCGGCTTCCGATGCGCAACGGCAAGCTGACCGGCGACGTCGAGGGGCCGCTCATCGAGGGGACCAAGGACGAGGCGCTGGAGGACCTCGCCGACGAGGTGGGCGTCGACATGGCCGACACGGTGGCCGTCGGCGACGGCGCGAACGACCTGCCGATGCTGGAGGTCGCCGGGCTCGCCGTCGGCTACGAGCCCAAACCGGCCGTCGAACCCCACTGCGACGTGGTGGTGGCGTCGATGGCCGAACTGCAGGAGCTGCTGGGCGAGCGCGGCGTCCTCTGA
- a CDS encoding metal-dependent hydrolase, translated as MPPTVVHAALGVILAAAALGAAFDRRAAVVALLAGAAPDLDAAVGLLAVPGGLPVPESTHGAVLHTLFIPGLAAAVLYADARRDRRVVDRLGPAGVRLAWVGVVVYAVAGIGLDLFNIATANPFWPVRDQFYAFVGGIVFTNQEFFAQSYVQFGKQGYAVYVGQQGGTAEFFVSSPLNPVRGPNGNSERVVDVVESGWQLLVLVSAPLVGWLAAHSDASAGAAAPSARDGSREAGTGTEADTAPTDD; from the coding sequence GTGCCACCGACGGTCGTCCACGCGGCGCTCGGAGTCATCCTGGCCGCGGCAGCCCTCGGCGCGGCGTTCGACCGGCGGGCGGCGGTCGTCGCCCTGCTGGCGGGTGCCGCGCCGGACCTCGACGCGGCCGTCGGCCTGCTCGCGGTCCCCGGTGGGCTCCCCGTTCCGGAGAGCACCCACGGCGCCGTCCTCCACACGCTGTTCATCCCCGGGCTCGCGGCCGCCGTCCTCTACGCCGACGCCCGGCGCGACCGGCGGGTCGTCGACCGACTCGGACCCGCCGGCGTGCGGCTGGCGTGGGTCGGTGTCGTCGTCTACGCGGTCGCTGGCATCGGGCTGGACCTGTTCAACATCGCCACCGCGAACCCGTTCTGGCCGGTCCGGGACCAGTTCTACGCGTTCGTGGGGGGCATCGTGTTCACCAACCAGGAGTTCTTCGCGCAGTCGTACGTCCAGTTCGGGAAGCAGGGGTACGCGGTCTACGTCGGCCAACAGGGCGGCACCGCCGAGTTCTTCGTCTCCTCGCCGCTCAACCCGGTCCGGGGGCCGAACGGCAACTCCGAGCGGGTGGTGGACGTCGTGGAGTCGGGCTGGCAGCTGCTCGTGCTCGTCTCGGCACCGCTGGTCGGCTGGCTCGCCGCGCACTCGGACGCGTCCGCCGGGGCCGCTGCCCCGTCGGCGCGGGACGGAAGCCGCGAGGCGGGCACCGGCACGGAGGCCGACACGGCCCCGACGGACGACTGA
- a CDS encoding V-type ATP synthase subunit I, whose translation MLRPEKMGRVSVTGSKAVLDDVVETAHDLNLLHLTDYDGGWEGFEPGSPQQGADRASEALVTVRSLESILGVDESDAESRPVDADDLYAEIEEIREQVNAQDDRRDELTDELRSVEEELDSVRPFVELGIDLDLLDGYDNLSVAVGEGDEESVRAALVEQPGVDSHETFAADESDVLAVFAYPAVDITDALVGAQFTSYEVPDLGEGGESISPEQYVDELEARRRDLQADLEEVEEQLDRLREDYGGFLLAAEEKLAVKVQKAEAPLSFATTENAFVAEGWLPYDEYVDLAEGLQDAVGDHVDVDLLEVADYNEDGHPTDSEDVAGGAAGGGVGEPAAADGGEVASDGGRDLGRIAEADVATDGAGADVAMSHSTPPVIQDNPGPVKPFEALVEVINRPKYSELDPTVILFLTFPVFYGFMIGDLGYGILYMLLGGALMTQFDSDIIRSLGGVGVLAGFFTAIFGVLYGEFFGLHQLGEIVWGGSPPIHKGLIPEYSDYALGWLVLSLIAGVLHLTVGWIFDFYENLSHGFKDAMLESGSWLMMMFGLWAWIFAGASGSAPDLIYGADSVFNGNPFPLGFAGFSPTVGLAGLAVFGLGLVLLVAGEPIEGVEFLNVLVNVLSYTRLAAVLLAKAGMAFVVNLLFFGVWVTETESGPAWHFGIDHSPAYYLEQGTYHGHEVTEVMFGGLVHGGIGAALGGIVILVLGHLLVLALGVTSAGLQAVRLEYVEFFGKFYEGGGDEYEPFGYETRFAGDD comes from the coding sequence ATGCTCAGACCTGAGAAGATGGGCCGGGTCTCGGTGACGGGATCCAAAGCAGTTCTCGACGACGTGGTCGAGACGGCCCACGACCTCAACCTGCTCCACCTCACGGACTACGACGGTGGCTGGGAGGGCTTCGAGCCCGGCTCCCCACAGCAGGGCGCCGACCGTGCCTCCGAGGCGCTGGTGACGGTCCGGTCGCTGGAGTCCATCCTCGGTGTCGACGAGTCCGACGCCGAGAGCCGCCCCGTCGATGCCGACGACCTGTACGCCGAGATCGAGGAGATCCGCGAGCAGGTCAACGCACAGGACGACCGGCGCGACGAACTCACCGACGAGCTCCGGAGCGTCGAGGAGGAGCTGGACTCGGTGCGCCCGTTCGTCGAGCTGGGCATCGACCTGGACCTGCTGGACGGCTACGACAACCTCTCGGTCGCCGTCGGCGAGGGCGACGAGGAGAGCGTGCGTGCGGCACTGGTCGAGCAGCCCGGCGTCGACAGCCACGAGACGTTCGCCGCCGACGAGAGCGACGTGCTCGCGGTGTTCGCCTACCCCGCTGTCGACATCACGGACGCCCTGGTGGGCGCGCAGTTCACGTCCTACGAGGTGCCCGACCTCGGCGAGGGCGGCGAGAGCATCAGTCCCGAGCAGTACGTCGACGAGCTGGAGGCCCGCAGGCGTGACCTCCAGGCCGACCTCGAGGAGGTCGAGGAACAGCTCGACCGCCTGCGCGAGGACTACGGCGGCTTCCTCCTCGCGGCCGAGGAGAAGCTCGCGGTCAAGGTCCAGAAGGCCGAGGCGCCGCTCTCCTTCGCGACGACGGAGAACGCCTTCGTCGCCGAGGGCTGGCTCCCGTACGACGAGTACGTCGACCTGGCCGAGGGCCTGCAGGACGCCGTCGGCGACCACGTCGACGTGGACCTGCTAGAGGTCGCCGACTACAACGAGGACGGCCACCCGACCGACTCCGAGGACGTGGCGGGCGGCGCGGCCGGCGGCGGCGTCGGCGAGCCCGCGGCCGCCGATGGAGGCGAGGTCGCGTCCGACGGCGGCCGCGACCTGGGTCGCATCGCGGAGGCCGACGTGGCGACCGACGGCGCGGGTGCGGACGTGGCGATGAGCCACTCCACGCCGCCGGTCATCCAGGACAACCCCGGCCCGGTGAAGCCGTTCGAGGCGCTGGTCGAGGTCATCAACCGGCCGAAGTACAGCGAGCTCGACCCGACGGTCATCCTGTTCCTGACGTTCCCCGTCTTCTACGGGTTCATGATCGGTGACCTCGGCTACGGTATCCTGTACATGCTGCTCGGCGGTGCGCTGATGACCCAGTTCGACTCGGACATCATCCGGTCGCTGGGCGGCGTCGGCGTCCTCGCGGGCTTCTTCACCGCGATATTCGGTGTGCTGTACGGCGAGTTCTTCGGGCTGCACCAGCTCGGCGAGATCGTCTGGGGCGGTAGCCCGCCCATCCACAAGGGGCTCATCCCCGAGTACAGCGACTACGCGCTCGGCTGGCTCGTCCTGAGCCTCATCGCCGGCGTCCTCCACCTGACCGTCGGGTGGATCTTCGACTTCTACGAGAACCTCTCGCACGGGTTCAAGGACGCGATGCTCGAATCCGGCTCCTGGCTGATGATGATGTTCGGCCTGTGGGCGTGGATCTTCGCCGGCGCCAGCGGGTCCGCCCCGGACCTCATCTACGGCGCCGACAGCGTCTTCAACGGCAACCCGTTCCCGCTCGGCTTCGCCGGCTTCTCGCCGACGGTCGGCCTCGCCGGGCTGGCGGTGTTCGGCCTCGGGCTCGTCCTGCTCGTCGCGGGTGAGCCCATCGAGGGCGTCGAGTTCCTCAACGTGCTCGTCAACGTCCTCTCGTACACGCGACTCGCGGCGGTCCTGCTCGCGAAGGCGGGGATGGCGTTCGTCGTCAACCTCCTGTTCTTCGGCGTCTGGGTCACCGAGACCGAGAGCGGCCCGGCGTGGCACTTCGGTATCGACCACTCGCCGGCCTACTACCTCGAACAGGGGACCTACCACGGCCACGAGGTCACGGAGGTCATGTTCGGCGGGCTCGTCCACGGCGGCATCGGCGCCGCGCTGGGCGGCATCGTCATCCTCGTCCTCGGGCACCTGCTGGTGCTCGCGCTCGGCGTGACGAGCGCCGGCCTGCAGGCCGTGCGTCTCGAGTACGTCGAGTTCTTCGGGAAGTTCTACGAGGGCGGCGGCGACGAGTACGAGCCGTTCGGCTACGAGACCCGGTTCGCCGGCGACGACTGA
- the metX gene encoding homoserine O-acetyltransferase MetX: MEGVPHEADTVSVGEFTFECGESIPDLELAYEAYGEFTGDNAVLVCHALTGSAHVAGRRRSGGADTAGQARAWWDDIVGAGKAIDTTSYYVVCVNVPGSCYGSSGPESRDEDGEHWGTRFPPVTVGDWTRAQRRLLDHIGVPNLHAVVGGSVGGMNVLDWAKRHPDHVDRVIPVATAARLDPQIVALDGIARRAITSDPAWQGGDYYGEGPRPENGLAIARQIGHVTYLSKSSMHDRFGRRSASRDAARDTFPVDPAADFFPYRDVESYLDYQGEKFAERFDPNSYLYLSRAMDNYDLASGYESDAEALAAFDGEAMVVSFTGDWHFTVEQGEDLAEAFRTAGARTAHHVIESDHGHDAFLVEPDRVGPPLADFLADGVRGKSVTDTRDDEERESEFAPVHTSLFSD, from the coding sequence ATGGAGGGTGTCCCCCACGAGGCCGACACCGTCTCGGTCGGCGAGTTCACCTTCGAGTGCGGCGAGTCCATCCCCGACCTGGAGCTCGCGTACGAGGCGTACGGGGAGTTCACGGGCGACAACGCCGTCCTCGTCTGCCACGCGCTCACCGGGAGCGCACACGTCGCCGGACGGCGACGGAGCGGCGGAGCCGACACCGCCGGCCAGGCCCGCGCCTGGTGGGACGACATCGTCGGCGCCGGGAAGGCCATCGACACCACCTCCTACTACGTCGTCTGCGTGAACGTCCCGGGCTCGTGCTACGGCTCCTCGGGGCCGGAGAGTCGAGACGAGGACGGCGAGCACTGGGGCACGCGGTTCCCGCCGGTCACGGTCGGGGACTGGACCCGCGCGCAGCGCCGGCTGCTCGACCACATCGGCGTCCCGAACCTGCACGCCGTCGTCGGCGGCTCCGTCGGCGGGATGAACGTGCTGGACTGGGCGAAGCGCCACCCCGACCACGTCGACCGCGTCATCCCGGTGGCGACCGCGGCCCGCCTCGACCCGCAGATCGTCGCGCTCGACGGCATCGCCCGCCGCGCCATCACCTCGGACCCGGCCTGGCAGGGCGGTGACTACTACGGCGAGGGCCCGCGCCCGGAGAACGGCCTCGCCATCGCCCGCCAGATCGGCCACGTCACCTACCTCTCGAAGTCGTCGATGCACGACCGGTTCGGCCGACGCTCCGCCTCACGGGATGCAGCCCGTGACACGTTCCCCGTCGATCCGGCGGCGGACTTCTTCCCCTACCGGGACGTGGAGTCGTATCTGGACTACCAGGGCGAGAAGTTCGCCGAGCGGTTCGATCCCAACAGCTACCTCTACCTCTCGCGGGCGATGGACAACTACGACCTCGCGTCGGGGTACGAGTCCGACGCCGAGGCGCTCGCCGCGTTCGACGGCGAGGCGATGGTCGTCTCCTTCACGGGCGACTGGCACTTCACCGTCGAGCAGGGCGAGGACCTGGCCGAGGCGTTCCGCACCGCGGGCGCCCGGACCGCCCACCACGTCATCGAGAGCGACCACGGCCACGACGCCTTCCTCGTCGAGCCGGACCGCGTGGGCCCGCCGCTGGCGGACTTCCTCGCCGACGGGGTCCGGGGCAAGTCCGTCACGGACACCCGCGACGACGAGGAGCGCGAGAGCGAGTTCGCGCCCGTCCACACCTCGCTGTTCTCGGACTGA
- the ahaH gene encoding ATP synthase archaeal subunit H: MARPEVLDRVKEAEREADEIVEEAEADREERIDEARSRAEEIREEAREAAQDMKDERLAEAREEIEEEREAIIAEGEADREKLQARARERKEEAVEHVVDLFEEAVDAQT; the protein is encoded by the coding sequence ATGGCCAGGCCGGAAGTTCTCGACCGAGTCAAGGAGGCCGAGCGTGAGGCCGACGAGATCGTCGAAGAGGCGGAGGCCGACCGCGAGGAGCGGATCGACGAGGCCCGGTCGCGGGCCGAGGAGATCCGCGAGGAGGCTCGCGAAGCGGCACAGGATATGAAGGACGAACGCCTCGCCGAGGCACGCGAGGAGATCGAGGAGGAGCGCGAGGCCATCATCGCGGAGGGCGAGGCCGACCGCGAGAAGCTCCAGGCCCGCGCCCGCGAGCGCAAGGAGGAGGCCGTCGAACACGTGGTGGACCTGTTCGAGGAGGCGGTCGATGCTCAGACCTGA
- a CDS encoding amino acid ABC transporter permease: MSTETADEPGSSATTRGTIGVELGRRPLFYAVLGPFWAWLVVRWVYDWVVVPGTNVTSRETFFPTQPFVTAGETLRQVAAPAPVAGVLDWLAGGLDFIAFGIEALPQLAAGAWVTIVLTVVPILAGLVLAVPLSVARVYGNRAVRYPSLAVTELIRGTPLLAQLFVLYFGLSLTKYVREVPGVGVGVLPDTAVVVALLGFTINSAAYQSEYIRSALLSVDSGQLTAGRAIGLSKVQAIRHVVLPQGLRFAIPGWSNELIYLIKYSSLASFITVRELFFRAEAIGNETYLFVQIYTVAALFYIALVVSASAVMSYVEDRVAIPGLGTRGRR, translated from the coding sequence ATGAGCACCGAGACCGCCGACGAGCCGGGGAGTTCGGCGACCACCCGCGGCACCATCGGTGTCGAACTCGGTCGCCGACCGCTGTTCTACGCGGTTCTGGGGCCGTTCTGGGCCTGGCTCGTCGTCCGGTGGGTGTACGACTGGGTCGTCGTGCCGGGGACGAACGTGACCTCGCGGGAGACGTTCTTCCCGACCCAGCCGTTCGTGACGGCGGGCGAGACGCTCCGGCAGGTGGCCGCGCCCGCGCCGGTCGCGGGCGTGCTTGACTGGCTCGCGGGCGGCCTGGACTTCATCGCGTTCGGCATCGAGGCGCTCCCGCAGCTCGCGGCCGGCGCCTGGGTCACCATCGTCCTCACGGTGGTCCCCATCCTCGCAGGGCTGGTGCTGGCGGTCCCACTCAGCGTCGCCCGGGTGTACGGCAACCGGGCGGTTCGGTATCCCTCGCTCGCCGTCACGGAGCTCATCCGCGGGACGCCGCTGCTCGCGCAACTGTTCGTCCTCTACTTCGGACTGAGCCTGACGAAGTACGTCCGCGAGGTTCCGGGCGTCGGCGTGGGCGTCCTGCCAGACACGGCGGTCGTGGTCGCGCTGCTGGGCTTCACCATCAACTCGGCGGCCTATCAGTCCGAGTACATCCGGTCGGCGCTGCTCTCGGTCGATTCGGGGCAGTTGACGGCCGGGCGCGCCATCGGTCTCTCGAAGGTCCAGGCCATCCGGCACGTCGTCCTGCCGCAGGGCCTGCGCTTCGCCATCCCCGGCTGGTCGAACGAACTGATCTACCTCATCAAGTACTCCTCGCTGGCCTCGTTCATCACGGTCCGGGAGCTGTTCTTCCGGGCCGAGGCCATCGGCAACGAGACGTACCTGTTCGTCCAGATCTACACCGTCGCCGCGCTGTTCTACATCGCGCTGGTCGTCTCGGCGTCGGCGGTCATGAGCTACGTCGAGGACCGGGTCGCCATCCCCGGCCTCGGGACGCGCGGTCGGCGGTAG
- a CDS encoding amino acid ABC transporter permease, translated as MTTVFASVAGRLDPGVVLQAGDWAFVLRNADFLLYGAGVTVALTLTSVILGLLAGLPAGIVEVYGSGPVAATVSRAGVLLRGTPILVILAFTFFVNPINVGAFEAATLGLGLRSAAYQSQIFRGAIQSVGEGQMEAARSVGMSQFEAIRHVVVPQALRRSIPGFQNEFTIVLKDTSVAFFIGLAELLTRGFNLFTQPGQSTSVLEVILAVSAVYFVLTVLTNQGLELLGRRFAIPGTGGER; from the coding sequence ATGACCACAGTGTTCGCGTCGGTCGCCGGTCGGCTCGACCCCGGAGTGGTCCTCCAGGCGGGGGACTGGGCGTTCGTCCTCAGGAACGCCGACTTCCTCCTGTACGGTGCCGGCGTCACGGTGGCGCTGACGCTGACCAGCGTCATCCTGGGCCTGCTCGCCGGGCTCCCCGCGGGTATCGTCGAGGTGTACGGCTCCGGGCCCGTCGCGGCGACGGTGAGCCGTGCGGGCGTCCTGCTTCGAGGGACCCCTATCCTGGTCATCCTGGCGTTCACGTTCTTCGTCAACCCCATCAACGTCGGCGCGTTCGAGGCCGCCACGCTGGGACTGGGCCTCCGGAGCGCCGCCTACCAGTCACAGATTTTCCGCGGCGCCATCCAGAGCGTCGGCGAGGGGCAGATGGAGGCCGCCCGCTCGGTCGGGATGAGCCAGTTCGAGGCCATCCGGCACGTCGTCGTCCCGCAGGCGCTCCGGCGCTCCATCCCGGGGTTCCAGAACGAGTTCACCATCGTCCTGAAGGACACCAGCGTCGCCTTCTTCATCGGCCTCGCGGAGCTGCTGACGCGGGGGTTCAACCTGTTCACCCAGCCCGGCCAGTCCACGAGCGTGCTGGAGGTCATCCTCGCGGTCTCGGCGGTCTACTTCGTCCTGACCGTCCTCACCAACCAGGGGCTCGAACTGCTGGGACGGCGCTTCGCCATCCCGGGCACGGGGGGTGAACGATGA
- a CDS encoding O-acetylhomoserine aminocarboxypropyltransferase/cysteine synthase family protein, with product MTDEQPDANTPAGLGFGTRCVHAGHEPDTATGASATAIHQTTSYEFPDADTAADLYALDEVDHIYSRISNPTTRRLERRLAALHGGSAALATASGMAALDAATYVLAESGDNVVSSSAIYGGTHSYLARTGNRRGIEARFVDTLDPDAYADAIDEDTAYVHVESVGNPSLVVPPFEAIAEVAHDHDVPLLVDNTFATPALCRPFEHGADLVWESTTKWIHGSGTTVGGVLVEDGSFPWAEYPEKYPEVGGPNPAFHGVNFAETFGDGAFTMAARQRAVRSVGSQQSPFDAWATLQGLETLALRMERHCENAALVADALAAHEDVAWVTYPGLESHETHDNARRYLDGGFGGMVAFGLEGGFEAGKRVCEETELARFLANIGDARTLLIHPASTTHAQLSEEEQRASGVTPDLVRLSVGIEDPADVVADLERAIERASAEVSD from the coding sequence ATGACCGACGAGCAGCCGGACGCGAACACCCCTGCGGGCCTCGGGTTCGGGACCCGGTGTGTCCACGCCGGCCACGAGCCCGACACGGCGACGGGGGCCTCGGCGACGGCCATCCACCAGACCACCTCCTACGAGTTCCCGGACGCCGACACGGCGGCGGACCTGTACGCACTGGACGAGGTCGACCACATCTACTCGCGCATCAGCAACCCGACGACCCGCAGGCTGGAGCGGCGCCTCGCCGCCCTCCACGGCGGGTCGGCCGCGCTGGCCACGGCCTCCGGGATGGCCGCGCTCGACGCCGCCACCTACGTTCTCGCGGAGTCGGGCGACAACGTCGTCTCCTCATCGGCCATCTACGGCGGCACCCACTCCTACCTCGCCCGGACCGGCAACCGCCGGGGCATCGAGGCGCGGTTCGTCGACACGCTCGACCCCGACGCGTACGCCGACGCCATCGACGAGGACACCGCGTACGTCCACGTCGAGTCCGTCGGGAACCCGTCGCTCGTCGTCCCGCCGTTCGAGGCCATCGCCGAGGTGGCCCACGACCACGACGTCCCGCTGCTCGTCGACAACACGTTCGCGACCCCGGCGCTCTGTCGGCCGTTCGAGCACGGCGCGGACCTCGTCTGGGAGTCGACGACGAAGTGGATCCACGGCTCCGGGACGACGGTCGGGGGCGTCCTCGTCGAGGACGGCTCGTTCCCGTGGGCCGAGTACCCCGAGAAGTACCCCGAGGTCGGCGGGCCGAACCCGGCGTTCCACGGGGTGAACTTCGCGGAGACGTTCGGCGACGGCGCGTTCACGATGGCCGCGCGCCAGCGCGCGGTGCGCTCGGTCGGGAGCCAGCAGTCCCCGTTCGACGCGTGGGCCACCCTCCAGGGCCTGGAGACCCTCGCCCTGCGGATGGAGCGCCACTGCGAGAACGCCGCCCTGGTCGCCGACGCGCTGGCCGCCCACGAGGACGTGGCGTGGGTGACGTACCCGGGCCTCGAGTCCCACGAGACCCACGACAACGCCCGGCGCTACCTCGACGGGGGCTTCGGCGGGATGGTCGCGTTCGGCCTGGAGGGTGGGTTCGAGGCGGGCAAGCGCGTCTGCGAGGAGACGGAGCTCGCGCGCTTCCTCGCCAACATCGGCGACGCCCGCACGCTCCTCATCCATCCGGCCTCGACGACGCACGCCCAGCTCAGCGAGGAGGAACAACGCGCCTCCGGCGTCACGCCGGACCTCGTCCGGCTCTCGGTCGGCATCGAGGACCCCGCCGACGTCGTGGCGGACCTCGAACGGGCAATCGAGCGCGCCTCCGCGGAGGTGAGCGACTGA
- a CDS encoding metal-dependent hydrolase, translating into MPSTVVHVAFGLLVAAAVLGPYFDRRALLVVAGAVVFVDLDTVTSLLLESTHRALFHTVLIPLFAATYLYAETRLGERSLLRERYGDRGVRVAWAAIAAVVVSGIGLDLTNPAGVNVLFPLHDQFYAFNGAVNVSTDAGFRQSFVDIQTATPEPNTTTDARPNVQVDVGGQGSTRDYHVGSGVNPDKGREPKDVRRVFPVVFRGWQLLLVVASVVGLTVRARLSPGVDVAETTPVPAEPGSDARPAVRRVADDASGGTESDSDEPADDGGAP; encoded by the coding sequence GTGCCCTCGACGGTCGTCCACGTCGCCTTCGGGCTCCTCGTCGCCGCAGCCGTGCTCGGGCCGTACTTCGACCGGCGGGCGCTGCTCGTCGTCGCGGGGGCCGTCGTCTTCGTCGACCTGGACACCGTCACGAGCCTCCTCCTGGAATCGACCCACCGCGCGCTGTTCCACACGGTGCTCATCCCGCTGTTCGCCGCGACGTACCTGTACGCCGAGACGCGACTCGGCGAGCGGTCGCTGCTCCGCGAGCGCTACGGGGACCGCGGCGTCCGGGTGGCCTGGGCGGCCATCGCTGCCGTGGTGGTCTCGGGCATCGGCCTCGACCTGACCAACCCCGCCGGGGTGAACGTCCTCTTCCCGCTCCACGACCAGTTCTACGCCTTCAACGGCGCCGTCAACGTCTCCACCGACGCCGGCTTCCGGCAGTCGTTCGTCGACATCCAGACGGCGACGCCGGAGCCGAACACGACCACCGACGCCCGGCCGAACGTGCAGGTCGACGTGGGGGGGCAGGGCTCGACCCGGGACTACCACGTCGGCAGCGGCGTCAACCCGGACAAGGGCCGCGAGCCGAAGGACGTCCGGCGGGTCTTCCCCGTCGTCTTCCGTGGCTGGCAGCTCCTGCTCGTCGTCGCCAGCGTGGTCGGCCTGACGGTCCGCGCGCGGCTCTCGCCCGGCGTCGACGTGGCGGAGACGACGCCGGTCCCCGCCGAGCCCGGGTCGGATGCCCGACCCGCGGTCCGCCGGGTCGCCGACGATGCGAGCGGTGGTACCGAGTCGGACTCCGACGAGCCGGCCGACGACGGGGGTGCCCCGTGA